From Candidatus Manganitrophus morganii, the proteins below share one genomic window:
- a CDS encoding cold shock domain-containing protein encodes MAVKGKVKWFNEKKGYGFIEREDGGDVFVHFSAIKGEGFKTLAEGQTVEFEIIQGEKGPQAANVIKE; translated from the coding sequence ATGGCGGTGAAAGGGAAAGTCAAGTGGTTCAACGAAAAGAAGGGGTATGGTTTTATTGAAAGGGAAGATGGGGGAGATGTGTTTGTCCATTTTTCAGCGATCAAGGGGGAGGGGTTCAAGACATTGGCTGAAGGACAAACGGTCGAGTTTGAGATTATCCAGGGTGAGAAGGGTCCGCAGGCTGCCAACGTGATAAAGGAATAG